In Nocardia yunnanensis, one DNA window encodes the following:
- a CDS encoding DUF234 domain-containing protein — protein sequence MDGTSAAHLRLEARAVAADLPLSTKPDSRNKRYRIADPYLRFWLAFLERGIPLIERGRGDLALERIERSWTTWRGRAVEPLIRESLLRLLPDDRWPETEAVGGWWNRQTNPELDLIGADREPVAGAVHFVGSIKWLESKPFDRHDYDALARGVLAVPGTEFDTPLVAVSRSGVERELPVAAHWGPEDIVRAWQ from the coding sequence ATGGACGGAACTTCTGCTGCGCATCTGCGCTTGGAGGCGCGGGCCGTGGCCGCGGATCTGCCACTGTCGACGAAACCGGACAGCAGGAACAAGCGCTACCGCATCGCCGATCCCTACCTGAGGTTCTGGTTGGCGTTCCTCGAGCGCGGCATTCCGCTCATCGAACGGGGCCGGGGAGATCTGGCGCTGGAACGAATCGAACGATCCTGGACGACCTGGCGCGGCCGCGCGGTGGAACCGCTCATTCGAGAATCGTTGCTGCGCCTACTGCCCGACGACAGATGGCCGGAAACCGAGGCGGTGGGTGGCTGGTGGAACCGGCAGACCAACCCGGAACTGGATTTGATCGGCGCCGACCGTGAACCCGTCGCGGGCGCAGTGCATTTCGTCGGATCGATCAAGTGGCTCGAGTCCAAACCATTCGATCGCCACGATTATGACGCCCTCGCCCGCGGCGTACTCGCTGTTCCCGGTACCGAGTTCGATACGCCGTTGGTGGCGGTTTCGCGGTCCGGTGTGGAGCGTGAGTTGCCGGTCGCCGCACACTGGGGACCGGAGGACATCGTGCGCGCGTGGCAATGA
- a CDS encoding PIN domain-containing protein, producing MTVLLDTNIIIRHLTQDPPELGRRASAFLAQADSLHLPDMILAETVYVLQSVYQVSRPHVAALARVLVSSRNIVTDDPALLIRTIDVYEHYRLSFADAYLVALAEAGPGSSIATFDKGIGKVETIVRVEP from the coding sequence GTGACGGTCCTTCTGGACACCAATATCATCATCCGGCACCTCACCCAGGATCCGCCCGAATTGGGCAGGCGTGCGAGTGCTTTTCTCGCGCAGGCGGATTCGCTGCACCTGCCGGATATGATCCTCGCCGAGACGGTCTACGTTCTGCAGAGTGTCTATCAGGTGTCCAGGCCGCACGTGGCCGCCCTGGCTCGCGTGCTCGTGAGTTCGCGGAACATCGTGACCGACGATCCGGCATTGCTCATCCGGACGATCGATGTCTATGAGCACTATCGGCTTTCGTTCGCCGACGCCTATTTGGTGGCTTTGGCAGAGGCTGGCCCTGGATCGAGCATCGCTACATTCGACAAGGGCATCGGGAAAGTCGAGACGATCGTGCGTGTCGAACCGTAA
- a CDS encoding AbrB/MazE/SpoVT family DNA-binding domain-containing protein: MDAVARLTSKGQLTVPKAIRDALELHVGDNVLFRVEGQVVVLAKTPDLLELAGSVPVPPQVRGQSWEEIREASWASQWREGEA, from the coding sequence ATGGACGCGGTTGCTCGGCTGACGTCGAAGGGGCAGCTAACGGTGCCGAAGGCGATTCGGGACGCGCTCGAACTGCATGTTGGCGACAATGTGTTGTTTCGGGTGGAGGGGCAGGTTGTGGTGTTGGCGAAGACGCCGGACCTGCTCGAGTTGGCGGGAAGCGTCCCGGTGCCGCCTCAGGTCCGGGGACAGTCCTGGGAGGAGATCCGCGAGGCGTCGTGGGCGTCGCAATGGCGAGAAGGTGAGGCGTGA
- a CDS encoding NADPH-dependent oxidoreductase, giving the protein MTQIASSPQQVVARRYRDPESVPPAEWNPVLQVLHEHRSVRRYLPDPIPDAIVRLLVSAAQSAPTSSNLQAWSVIAVREPERKARLAVLAGGQEHITQAPLLLVWTADLARARTLAAGREVPLDGADYLESSFVAFLDAALAAQNAVVAAESLGYGTVYIGAIRNHPEQVSAELGLPAGVFPVVGLVVGRPDPAENTRVKPRLPQAAVLHAETYDPTGQAKPIADYEDRIAEFYAEQDLTHSWIDRVLTRLGSVAALNGRHRLRDQLTAHGFPLK; this is encoded by the coding sequence ATGACCCAGATCGCTTCATCCCCGCAGCAGGTGGTGGCACGGCGCTACCGCGACCCGGAATCGGTCCCGCCCGCCGAATGGAATCCGGTACTGCAGGTGCTGCACGAGCATCGATCCGTGCGGCGCTACCTCCCCGACCCGATCCCGGACGCGATCGTGCGGCTCCTGGTCTCGGCCGCCCAGTCCGCGCCCACCTCCTCGAACCTGCAGGCGTGGAGCGTGATCGCGGTCCGCGAGCCCGAACGCAAGGCACGTTTGGCGGTCCTCGCCGGCGGCCAGGAGCACATCACGCAGGCCCCGCTGCTGCTGGTCTGGACCGCGGATCTGGCGCGCGCCCGGACGCTGGCCGCCGGTCGCGAGGTTCCCCTCGACGGCGCGGACTATCTGGAATCGAGTTTCGTGGCGTTCCTCGACGCCGCCCTCGCCGCACAGAACGCCGTCGTGGCGGCCGAATCCCTGGGCTACGGCACCGTCTACATCGGCGCGATCCGCAATCATCCGGAGCAGGTGTCGGCCGAATTGGGTTTACCCGCAGGGGTTTTCCCGGTGGTCGGCTTGGTCGTCGGGCGACCGGATCCGGCCGAGAACACCCGCGTGAAGCCACGGCTGCCGCAGGCGGCGGTGCTCCACGCGGAAACCTACGACCCCACCGGGCAGGCGAAGCCCATCGCCGACTACGAGGACCGCATCGCCGAGTTCTACGCCGAACAGGACTTGACCCACTCCTGGATCGACCGGGTGCTGACCCGCCTCGGCTCGGTCGCGGCCCTCAACGGCCGCCACCGCCTGCGCGATCAGCTCACCGCGCACGGCTTCCCGCTGAAATGA
- a CDS encoding ArnT family glycosyltransferase, producing MISSRTPGRAVLLPPPAATPEPDSTGVRPGFAWRGVLLVSGVITLVWSVSAARYQLAGDELYYLACGRRLAVDYVDNGPVIPLIARLCDLIAPGSVLALRIPGLLLLILVSVLTAAVAYELGARPRVQMLAAAGYACSPFVVAYTVLDSVAFDVACQASIIWMLVRWVRVRHDRLLLGVGVAAAIDVQDKWLILLLTACVGLAVLVAGPREILRRPALWLGLLIFAVAMTPALLWQASRDWPQLATNAAIAKETAGSDGGQLGTILAIMITTGFLGGGLGVLGLYGLARKLRPYRFVLIAAALMLILVVGGHGRSYYVAGIVPAIFGAGAATLSGFLEPGADRRILWRRLFTGLVVLSTVLTAFLAMLPYPKSKIAVTNNGYWGFIQHYGNDDWDELADAVHRVAIDLPVAEQPGTAVVAEAYNGAGALDHFRRYQWIPPVYSPNRGFSEFGPPPDSATTIVYVGYTNDSPEKRAFLANFAQTTLAAQLVDPLGIAGQNHAMSIYICRAPLVPLSVAWPKLTYMIVPPA from the coding sequence TTGATCAGTTCCAGGACACCGGGCAGGGCCGTCCTCCTGCCGCCGCCGGCGGCCACCCCCGAACCCGATTCCACCGGTGTGCGGCCGGGCTTCGCCTGGCGCGGCGTCCTGCTGGTCTCGGGAGTGATCACGCTCGTCTGGTCGGTCTCCGCGGCCCGCTATCAGCTCGCCGGTGACGAGCTCTACTACCTCGCGTGCGGGCGGCGACTGGCGGTCGACTACGTCGACAACGGTCCGGTCATCCCGTTGATCGCGCGGCTGTGCGATCTGATCGCGCCGGGATCGGTGCTCGCGCTGCGGATTCCGGGTTTGCTGCTGCTGATCCTGGTCTCGGTGCTCACGGCGGCGGTGGCCTACGAGCTGGGTGCGCGGCCGCGCGTTCAGATGCTGGCCGCGGCGGGTTACGCGTGCTCGCCGTTCGTGGTCGCCTACACCGTCCTCGACAGCGTCGCCTTCGATGTGGCCTGCCAGGCGTCGATCATCTGGATGCTGGTGCGCTGGGTCCGCGTTCGCCACGACCGCCTGCTGCTCGGCGTGGGTGTCGCGGCCGCGATCGACGTCCAGGACAAATGGCTGATTCTGCTGCTGACGGCCTGCGTCGGCCTCGCGGTACTGGTGGCCGGGCCCCGCGAGATCCTGCGCCGCCCCGCACTGTGGTTGGGGCTGTTGATCTTCGCGGTGGCCATGACTCCGGCCCTGCTGTGGCAGGCCTCGCGGGATTGGCCGCAGCTGGCGACCAATGCCGCCATCGCCAAGGAGACCGCGGGCAGCGACGGCGGGCAGCTCGGGACCATCCTCGCGATCATGATCACCACCGGATTCCTGGGCGGCGGGCTGGGCGTTCTCGGCCTCTACGGCCTGGCCCGGAAGCTGCGCCCGTACCGGTTCGTGCTCATCGCGGCCGCGTTGATGCTGATCCTGGTGGTCGGCGGCCACGGCCGCTCCTACTACGTGGCCGGCATCGTGCCCGCGATCTTCGGCGCGGGCGCGGCGACGCTGTCGGGCTTCCTCGAACCCGGCGCCGACCGCCGAATCCTGTGGCGGCGGTTGTTCACCGGTCTGGTCGTGCTGTCCACCGTGCTGACCGCGTTCCTGGCGATGCTGCCCTACCCGAAGAGCAAGATCGCGGTCACCAACAACGGCTACTGGGGCTTCATCCAGCACTACGGCAACGACGACTGGGACGAGCTGGCCGATGCAGTGCACCGGGTCGCGATCGACCTTCCCGTCGCCGAGCAGCCCGGTACCGCCGTCGTCGCCGAGGCCTACAACGGCGCGGGCGCGCTGGATCACTTCCGGCGCTATCAATGGATTCCGCCGGTGTACAGCCCCAATCGCGGCTTCTCCGAATTCGGTCCGCCGCCGGATTCGGCCACCACGATCGTGTACGTCGGCTACACCAACGACTCCCCCGAAAAGCGCGCGTTCCTGGCCAATTTCGCGCAGACCACGCTGGCGGCGCAGTTGGTCGACCCGCTCGGCATCGCCGGCCAGAACCATGCCATGAGCATCTACATCTGTCGCGCGCCGCTGGTTCCGCTGTCGGTCGCGTGGCCGAAATTGACCTACATGATCGTCCCGCCGGCCTAG
- a CDS encoding SGNH/GDSL hydrolase family protein gives MISFRTGGAGLPLRLAATVAVLAAAGTVGTATADEPTAAAGKTLVVMGDSFAANPACDGVLVKCDGNNDAAAHECLQRPTSWPVQLSALMGVAATDFENATCTNASIDSGPVTSTGQQVPGRDGYTLAQLAIKAAKNGAFGPRTKVVAIQLGANDEWPADSATTADAPAQLTCAFNLAQGCDADAVTQGRWPDLNSVTGAAYADRIRKVVDYVKYYAPNARITLVGYPELAPAGSTAWCLSALGVLHYVQPRGGAINEFWNRVDDAERDAAQQLSIDFVDARTPTAGHGLCAADPWLLGALDPQVNLVGLPFHPSPRGDTAVATEVYAHVAQTR, from the coding sequence ATGATCAGTTTCAGGACCGGAGGCGCCGGACTCCCGCTCCGGCTCGCCGCCACCGTCGCCGTGCTCGCCGCGGCGGGCACGGTGGGCACCGCCACCGCCGACGAGCCGACCGCGGCCGCGGGCAAAACCCTTGTGGTGATGGGTGATTCGTTCGCCGCGAACCCCGCGTGCGACGGCGTCCTGGTCAAATGCGACGGCAACAACGACGCCGCGGCCCACGAATGCCTGCAGCGGCCCACCTCGTGGCCGGTTCAGCTGAGCGCGCTCATGGGCGTCGCCGCAACGGATTTCGAGAACGCGACGTGCACCAACGCCTCGATCGACAGCGGACCGGTGACCTCGACCGGCCAGCAGGTCCCGGGCCGCGACGGCTACACCCTGGCACAACTGGCGATCAAGGCCGCCAAGAACGGCGCCTTCGGACCGCGCACCAAGGTGGTGGCAATCCAATTGGGCGCCAACGACGAATGGCCCGCCGACTCCGCCACCACCGCCGACGCTCCCGCCCAGCTGACCTGTGCGTTCAACCTCGCCCAGGGCTGTGACGCCGACGCGGTGACCCAGGGCCGCTGGCCCGACCTGAACTCGGTCACCGGCGCGGCCTACGCCGACCGCATCCGCAAGGTCGTCGACTACGTGAAGTACTACGCGCCCAACGCGCGCATCACCCTGGTCGGCTATCCCGAACTGGCCCCGGCGGGTTCGACCGCCTGGTGCCTGAGCGCCCTGGGCGTCCTGCACTACGTGCAACCGCGCGGCGGCGCGATCAACGAGTTCTGGAACCGCGTGGATGACGCCGAACGCGATGCGGCCCAACAGCTTTCGATCGACTTCGTCGACGCCCGAACCCCCACCGCCGGCCACGGCCTCTGCGCCGCCGATCCCTGGCTGCTGGGCGCACTGGACCCGCAGGTGAATCTGGTCGGCCTGCCCTTCCACCCCTCCCCGCGCGGCGACACCGCGGTCGCCACCGAGGTTTACGCTCACGTCGCCCAGACCCGCTGA
- a CDS encoding LppP/LprE family lipoprotein: protein MRFRSSVLVAAAAGVVAVTGCASTATTPGVSTTATAAAQQPAAPAGSGHGLCFDVNSDLARSALARLSPPPVGQWQAGESSDNPLSAGCNGVLSWMTANSTVNHPYTHILFFTNGTYLGTASTEPYMYTQITGKTRDSVTVTYHWIAAGEAMCCPAGGPSVVTLSLHGTKVVADGQFPPHN from the coding sequence ATGAGGTTCAGGTCATCGGTGCTGGTGGCGGCGGCTGCCGGGGTGGTCGCGGTGACCGGCTGCGCGAGCACCGCCACCACGCCGGGCGTATCGACGACCGCCACGGCCGCCGCCCAGCAGCCGGCCGCACCGGCCGGCAGCGGACACGGTCTGTGCTTCGACGTGAACTCCGACCTCGCCCGCTCGGCACTGGCGCGGCTGTCACCGCCGCCGGTGGGTCAATGGCAGGCGGGAGAGTCCAGCGACAACCCGCTCTCCGCCGGCTGCAACGGGGTGCTGTCCTGGATGACGGCCAACTCGACCGTCAATCACCCGTACACCCACATTCTGTTCTTCACCAACGGTACGTATCTCGGCACCGCGAGCACCGAGCCCTACATGTACACGCAGATCACCGGCAAGACGCGCGACTCGGTCACCGTGACCTACCACTGGATCGCCGCCGGCGAGGCGATGTGCTGCCCGGCGGGCGGTCCGAGCGTCGTCACGCTCAGCCTGCACGGCACGAAAGTCGTTGCTGACGGCCAGTTCCCGCCGCACAACTGA
- a CDS encoding Lrp/AsnC family transcriptional regulator, protein MGIKIDGLDSALLAELATDPRTPILELAQRLGIARNTVQARMKRLEAAGVVRGYPPDVDLEAIGFAVHAFLGIELNQNKMNDIVAALREFPNVLEVHATTGRNDLLVRLAARTQQDLLAIIQRVHAVPGVKHTETMLALATPVEYRSLPLVDHLTRHPPAE, encoded by the coding sequence ATGGGCATCAAGATCGACGGGTTGGATTCCGCGCTGCTGGCGGAGTTGGCCACGGACCCGCGAACGCCGATCCTGGAGTTGGCGCAACGGCTGGGAATCGCGCGAAACACGGTGCAGGCCAGGATGAAACGACTCGAGGCCGCGGGGGTGGTGCGGGGTTATCCGCCGGATGTGGATCTGGAGGCGATCGGGTTCGCCGTGCACGCGTTCCTCGGGATCGAGCTCAACCAGAACAAGATGAACGACATCGTCGCAGCGCTGCGGGAGTTCCCGAATGTGCTCGAGGTGCACGCGACCACCGGGCGCAACGATCTGCTGGTGCGGCTGGCGGCACGCACCCAGCAGGATCTGCTGGCGATCATCCAGCGGGTGCACGCCGTCCCCGGCGTGAAGCACACCGAGACCATGCTGGCCCTGGCGACCCCGGTCGAATACCGGTCGCTGCCGCTCGTCGATCATCTGACCCGGCATCCCCCGGCCGAATGA
- a CDS encoding indolepyruvate ferredoxin oxidoreductase family protein, translated as MTDVAWAPVRQAEPASPYDLADRYRSGAGPVLLTGVQAIARLLVEQHVRDMRAGHRVATFVSGYQGSPLGGVDKMLLGMPNVLSEHDIKFVPGFNEELAATAVWGSQADLPAGTATHDGVVGVWYGKGPGVDRATDAIRHANMYGVNPRGGVLLLVGDDPAAKSSTVPAVSERSLAAMGVPVLFPRNAREIITMGMQGVALSRASGCVVAMKIVADVADGAWTVDSSVADLPIAVPEVQWEGKTFAYRQRPMAAPADSLLAEADLYGPRWATVRAFGTANDLDVIEVDPPAARLGIAATGTTFDAVRQALVDLGVDEAAMHRAGIRLLRIGMPYPVGASKVLEFAHGLEQVIVVEDKTAFLETQIREILYGTTDAPRIVGKLDANGRPLMPFDGELTAGRLLGPLRRVLRDHVELKKAPPPPLSLEVLSAKRTPYFCSGCPHNRSTALPEGSIGGGGIGCHTLVTLSGRSDSAVTGLTQMGGEGSQWIGQAPFTDVPHLFQNIGDGTFFHSGQLAVQACVAAGVNITYKLLYNEVVAMTGAQDVEGGLTVAKLTHKLTVEGVKQIIICADDPQRHNKKALAKGTLLWHRDRLDEAQRMLREIEGVTVLIYDQHCAADARRQRKRGTLPVRNTRVVINEAVCEGCGDCGTKSNCLSVQPVETEFGRKTRIDQTSCNTDYSCLDGDCPSFVTVELNPDAKGRKAPKRKTAEPPAVADPGLGTPVGTQNVLIAGIGGTGIVTVNQVLATAALRAGYAVESLDQIGLSQKAGPVLSHLRFAATELEPSNRLTPGSANCIMAIDLLGAADPKNLQYGNPGATVVVASTSQTPTGDMVYDKSVAYPDTRSMLDRLAAVSDSLFDFDALAAAQQLFGTTAAANFLLVGAAFQTGGLRLPAAAIEEAIGINGVAVTANIAAFRWGRVAIADPDAFAVATESAAARRVPKIAPEELLVGTSLDGEVRRLAGLRAAELVEYQNAKVARRYLETVQAAWVAERAVTERTDFSAAVARGLYKFTAYKDEYEVARLLVDPDFLADVQAQVPSGENLTYKLHPPMLRAMGRKKKIGLTPKSHVALKLLAKGKSLRGTKLDPFGYAHVRKVERELLSHYTEMIHRLAAGLTDQTYATATEAAALPDLVRGYEDVKLGNVERYRTRLRELGLDS; from the coding sequence ATGACCGACGTTGCCTGGGCGCCTGTCCGGCAGGCCGAACCGGCTTCGCCCTACGACCTCGCCGACCGCTACCGGTCCGGTGCGGGCCCGGTCCTTCTCACCGGAGTGCAGGCCATCGCCAGACTGCTGGTCGAACAGCATGTGCGCGATATGCGCGCCGGGCATCGGGTCGCGACCTTCGTGTCCGGCTATCAGGGCAGCCCGCTGGGCGGAGTCGACAAGATGCTGCTGGGCATGCCGAACGTGTTGAGCGAGCACGACATCAAGTTCGTGCCGGGGTTCAACGAAGAGCTGGCCGCGACCGCGGTCTGGGGTAGTCAGGCCGATCTGCCCGCGGGTACCGCGACACACGATGGCGTCGTGGGTGTTTGGTACGGCAAGGGGCCCGGCGTGGACCGGGCCACCGACGCCATTCGCCACGCCAATATGTACGGGGTGAATCCGCGCGGCGGCGTGCTGCTGCTGGTCGGCGACGATCCGGCCGCCAAATCCTCGACCGTGCCCGCGGTGAGCGAGCGGTCGCTGGCGGCCATGGGCGTGCCGGTGCTGTTTCCGCGCAATGCCCGCGAGATCATCACCATGGGCATGCAGGGGGTGGCGCTGTCGCGGGCCTCGGGCTGCGTCGTGGCGATGAAGATCGTGGCCGATGTCGCGGACGGCGCGTGGACGGTCGACTCCTCGGTCGCCGACCTGCCCATCGCGGTGCCCGAAGTGCAGTGGGAGGGAAAGACTTTCGCCTACCGGCAGCGGCCGATGGCGGCCCCGGCCGACAGCCTGCTGGCCGAGGCGGACCTGTACGGGCCGCGCTGGGCCACCGTGCGCGCCTTCGGGACGGCCAACGATCTCGACGTGATCGAGGTGGATCCCCCGGCCGCGCGGCTCGGGATCGCCGCCACCGGAACCACCTTCGACGCGGTCCGGCAGGCGCTGGTGGATCTCGGCGTCGACGAGGCCGCCATGCATCGCGCGGGAATCCGGTTGCTGCGCATCGGGATGCCGTATCCCGTGGGGGCGTCCAAGGTGCTCGAGTTCGCGCACGGCCTCGAGCAGGTGATCGTGGTCGAGGACAAGACCGCGTTCCTCGAGACCCAGATCCGCGAGATCCTCTACGGCACAACGGATGCGCCCCGCATCGTCGGCAAGCTCGACGCCAACGGCCGGCCGCTCATGCCGTTCGACGGTGAGCTGACCGCGGGCCGGCTGCTGGGTCCGCTGCGGCGCGTGCTGCGCGACCACGTCGAGCTGAAAAAGGCTCCGCCGCCACCGCTTTCACTGGAGGTGCTGTCCGCCAAGCGGACCCCGTACTTCTGCAGCGGCTGCCCGCACAACCGCTCCACCGCCCTGCCGGAGGGCTCGATCGGCGGGGGCGGCATCGGCTGCCACACGCTGGTGACGCTGTCGGGTCGCAGCGACAGCGCGGTCACCGGCCTCACCCAGATGGGCGGCGAGGGCAGTCAGTGGATCGGGCAGGCCCCGTTCACCGATGTGCCGCACCTGTTCCAGAACATCGGCGACGGCACCTTCTTCCACTCGGGGCAACTGGCCGTGCAGGCGTGCGTGGCGGCGGGGGTGAACATCACCTACAAGCTGCTCTACAACGAGGTCGTCGCCATGACCGGCGCGCAGGACGTGGAAGGCGGGCTGACCGTCGCGAAACTGACCCACAAGCTGACCGTCGAAGGCGTCAAGCAGATCATCATCTGCGCCGATGATCCCCAGCGGCACAATAAGAAAGCGCTGGCCAAAGGCACCCTGCTATGGCATCGCGACCGGCTCGACGAGGCCCAGCGCATGCTGCGCGAGATCGAGGGCGTCACCGTGCTGATCTACGACCAGCACTGCGCCGCCGACGCGCGCCGCCAGCGCAAGCGCGGCACCCTGCCGGTCCGCAACACCCGCGTGGTGATCAACGAGGCGGTGTGCGAGGGCTGCGGCGACTGCGGGACCAAGTCCAATTGCCTGTCGGTGCAGCCGGTCGAGACGGAGTTCGGGCGCAAGACCCGCATCGATCAGACCTCCTGCAATACCGACTACAGCTGCCTGGACGGCGACTGCCCGTCGTTCGTGACCGTGGAGCTGAACCCGGATGCCAAGGGGCGCAAGGCGCCCAAGCGCAAGACCGCCGAGCCGCCGGCGGTGGCGGATCCGGGGCTGGGCACGCCGGTGGGCACCCAGAACGTGCTCATCGCGGGGATCGGCGGTACCGGCATCGTCACCGTGAACCAGGTGCTGGCCACGGCCGCGCTGCGGGCCGGGTACGCGGTGGAGAGCCTCGACCAGATCGGTTTGAGCCAGAAGGCCGGGCCGGTGCTGTCCCACTTGCGTTTCGCCGCAACCGAATTGGAGCCGTCCAACCGGCTCACCCCGGGCAGCGCGAACTGCATCATGGCCATCGACCTGCTGGGCGCGGCCGACCCCAAGAACCTCCAGTACGGCAATCCGGGGGCCACCGTCGTGGTCGCCTCCACCAGCCAGACGCCGACCGGCGATATGGTCTACGACAAGTCGGTCGCCTATCCCGACACCCGATCGATGCTGGATCGCCTTGCGGCGGTGTCGGATTCGCTGTTCGACTTCGACGCGCTGGCGGCGGCGCAGCAGCTGTTCGGCACTACCGCCGCCGCCAACTTCCTGCTGGTCGGCGCGGCCTTCCAGACCGGCGGGTTGCGCCTGCCCGCGGCGGCCATCGAGGAGGCCATCGGCATCAACGGGGTCGCGGTGACGGCGAATATCGCGGCCTTCCGCTGGGGCCGGGTGGCCATCGCCGACCCGGACGCGTTCGCGGTCGCCACCGAATCGGCTGCGGCACGGCGTGTTCCGAAGATCGCGCCCGAGGAATTGCTGGTGGGGACCAGCCTCGACGGGGAGGTCCGGCGACTGGCCGGGCTGCGGGCCGCGGAACTGGTCGAATACCAGAACGCGAAGGTCGCGCGGCGCTACCTCGAGACGGTCCAGGCTGCCTGGGTCGCGGAGCGGGCCGTCACCGAACGCACCGATTTCAGCGCGGCGGTGGCGCGCGGACTCTACAAGTTCACCGCCTACAAGGACGAGTACGAGGTCGCCCGGCTGCTGGTGGACCCGGACTTCCTGGCCGATGTGCAGGCCCAGGTCCCCAGCGGTGAGAACCTCACCTACAAGTTGCATCCCCCGATGCTGCGCGCCATGGGCCGCAAGAAGAAGATCGGCCTCACCCCGAAATCCCATGTGGCCCTGAAGCTTCTCGCCAAGGGCAAGTCGTTGCGCGGCACCAAACTCGACCCCTTCGGCTACGCCCACGTCCGAAAGGTGGAGCGGGAGCTGCTGTCCCACTACACCGAAATGATCCACCGCCTCGCCGCCGGCCTGACCGACCAGACCTACGCCACCGCCACCGAGGCGGCCGCCCTCCCCGACCTGGTCCGCGGCTACGAGGACGTAAAACTCGGCAACGTGGAGCGCTACCGCACCCGCCTACGCGAACTCGGCCTCGACAGCTAG
- a CDS encoding Glu/Leu/Phe/Val family dehydrogenase, with translation MHTDAGVFGRSQELSGRRHEQVVFCEDDKSGLKAIIAIHSTTLGPALGGTRMYPYASESAALDDVLRLSWGMTYKAAAAGLDLGGGKAVIIGDPARDKSEEMFAAYARFVESLGGRYITAGDVGTNTDDLDAIGRYTSHVTGRSIAAGGSGDSARLTALGVFQAMRAGAESVWGAPTLAGRTVGVEGVGKVGRELIALLLADGAEVCATDVNDAALQHISTQHPAVRLLSNVSTAPVDVYAPCALGGTLTPTSADAIEAKLVCGAANNQLATPAVEYVLNERGITWVPDFVANGGGLVQVAGELRHAAPAEVEDAVRGIFDRCRDILAESKAEGIGTGAAANRFAERRLDAIPRAL, from the coding sequence ATGCACACCGACGCAGGGGTTTTCGGACGCTCGCAGGAATTGAGCGGACGACGGCACGAGCAGGTGGTGTTCTGTGAGGACGACAAGAGCGGGCTCAAGGCGATCATCGCGATTCACTCGACCACGCTGGGACCGGCGCTGGGCGGGACCCGCATGTATCCGTACGCGTCGGAATCGGCGGCGTTGGACGATGTGCTGCGGCTGTCATGGGGCATGACCTACAAGGCCGCCGCCGCGGGCCTGGATCTGGGCGGCGGCAAGGCCGTCATCATCGGCGATCCCGCGCGCGACAAGAGCGAGGAGATGTTCGCGGCCTACGCGCGGTTCGTGGAATCGCTGGGCGGCCGCTACATCACCGCGGGCGACGTGGGCACCAATACCGACGACCTGGACGCCATCGGCCGCTACACCAGCCACGTCACCGGCCGCAGCATCGCCGCGGGCGGCTCCGGCGACAGCGCCCGGCTCACCGCGCTGGGCGTGTTCCAGGCCATGCGCGCGGGCGCCGAATCCGTCTGGGGCGCACCGACCCTGGCCGGCCGCACGGTCGGCGTCGAAGGCGTCGGCAAGGTCGGCCGCGAGCTCATCGCCCTGCTGCTCGCCGACGGCGCGGAGGTCTGCGCCACCGATGTGAACGACGCGGCGCTGCAGCATATTTCGACCCAGCATCCCGCTGTTCGACTGTTGAGCAACGTCTCCACCGCTCCGGTCGACGTCTACGCCCCCTGCGCGCTCGGCGGCACGCTCACCCCGACATCCGCCGACGCCATCGAGGCGAAGCTGGTCTGCGGCGCCGCCAACAATCAGTTGGCCACGCCCGCAGTGGAATACGTCCTGAACGAGCGCGGCATCACCTGGGTGCCGGATTTCGTGGCCAATGGCGGCGGGCTCGTGCAGGTGGCCGGGGAACTGCGTCACGCAGCCCCGGCCGAGGTCGAAGACGCGGTGAGGGGCATCTTCGACCGTTGCCGCGACATCCTCGCGGAAAGCAAGGCCGAGGGAATCGGCACCGGCGCGGCGGCGAACAGGTTCGCGGAACGGCGTCTGGACGCCATCCCGCGAGCGCTCTGA